In Salvelinus fontinalis isolate EN_2023a chromosome 8, ASM2944872v1, whole genome shotgun sequence, the genomic stretch CCTCAGGGATAGCATTACATGGGATATGTAATGGGATCACGTACATTTATACCCTAACCCAATCCTAGGATATGTAATGGGATCACGTACATTTTGAGAATCAGAATTTCATTCTTGGCAGCCTTGCGTACTTTCCTCCCGTCCTTCTTGAGAAACTTCTTACAGACAAATACcttgttggtctgtctgtctttagCCATACACAGCTCACAGAACTCCTTCCTGCAGACAGGGagcggggagagggagggaggagagggagaagagagaaggtagagagtgaagagagagggttgagagagaggagagagggttgagagagagaacagagagggttgagagagaggagagagagggttgagagagagaagagagagggttgagagagagaagagagagggttgagagagaggagagagagggttgagagagagaggagagagggttgagagagagaacagagatggttgagagagagaagagagggttgagaaagaggagagagagggttgagagagagaagagagagggttgagagagagaacagagagcgttgagagagagaacagagagggttgagagagagaagacagagggttgagagagagaagacagcgagggttgagagagagaagacagagagggttgagagagaggagagagagggttgagagagagaacagagatggttgagagagagaagagagagggttgagagagagaacagagaggggtgagagagagaagagagagtgatagagagaagagagaggagagacagtgataGAGCAAAAGGGAAAGGAGGCAGAAGAGAACATAGTCAAGACAGATGCATTTTAAAACAGCACTCCTCAATCTCTGTTAATGCCTAAAAACATTCCCAGCGGACAAAACAGCAAGGTTAGGGCCATATTAGACAGACCGACATGTTTTAAAAAGCTTTACAACAAAACAAGGCCACGAAGAGCGACAGAGCAGACACAGAGAAACATGCATGGCCAAAATGCATTTGTGTCCGCAAAAGCATTCATTCACAACCAGTAATGTTCCGGCCTTTACTGTAGGAAAGACTGAGGACTGCATCTTTAAACGTAACAGAGTGGTTAACAGACTACATAATGAACAGAGGGGTTATTAGACTACATAATGAACAGAGTGGTTATTAGACTACATAATGAACAGAGTGGTTATTAGACTACATAATGAACAGAGTGGTTAACAGACTACATAATGAACAGAGTGGTTAACAGACTACATAATGAACAGAGTGGTTATTAGACTACATAATGAACAGAGTGGTTATTAGACTACATAATGAACAGAGTGGTTAACAGACTACATAATGAACAGAGTGGTTAACAGACTACATAATGAACAGAGTGGTTATTAGACTACATAATGAACAGAGTGGTTATTAGACTACATAATGAACAGAGTGGTTAACAGACTACATAATGAACAGAGTGGTTATTAGACTACATAATGAACAGAGTGGTTATTAGACTACATAATGAACAGAGTGGTTAACAGACTACATAATGAACAGAGTGGTTAACAGACTACATAATGAACAGAGTGGTTATTAGACTACATAATGAACAGAGTGGTTATTAGACTACATAATGAACAGAGTGGTTATTAGACTACATAATGAACAGAGTGGTTAACAGACTACATAATGAACAGAGTGGTTAACAGACTACATAATGAACAGAGTGGTTAACAGACTACATAATGAACAGAGTGGTTATTAGACTACATAATGAACAGAGTGGTTATTAGACTACATAATGAACAGAGTGGTTAACAGACTACATAATGAACAGAGTGGTTATTAGACTACATAATGCACAGAGTGGTTATTAGACTACATAATGAACAGAGTGGTTAACAGACTACATAATGAACAGAGTGGTTAACagacctcagtcattatctccagcacaataccagggtctacctcagtcattatctccagcacaataccagggtctacctcagtcattatctccagcacaataccagggtctacctcagtcattatctcagcacaataccagggtctacctcagtcattatctcaggACAATACCAGGATCTAACTCATTCATTATCTCAGCACAATACCAgggtctacctcagtcattatctcagcacaatcccagggtctacctcagtcattatctcaatACCAGgatctacctcagtcattatctccagcacaataccagggtctatctcagtcattatctccagcacaataacagggtctacctcagtcattatctccagcacaataccaggatCTACATCAGTCATTACCTTAGCACAATACTAGGATCTACATCAGTCATTATCTCCAGGACAATACCAgggtctacctcagtcattatctcaggACAATACTAGGATCTAactcagtcattatctcagcacaataccagggtctacctcagtcattatctcagcacaataccagggtctacctcagtcattatctcagcaCAATCCCAgtgtctacctcagtcattatctccagcacaataccagggtaTACCTCAGTCATTGTCTCAGCACAATACCAgggtctacctcagtcattatctcaggACAATACTAGGATCTAactcagtcattatctcagcacaataccagggtctacctcagtcattatctcagcacaataccagggtctacctcagtcattatctcaggAAAATACCAGGGTCTATctcagtcattatctccagcacaataccagggtctacctcagtcattatctccagcacaataccagggtctacctcagtcattatcttaGCACAATACTAGgatctacctcagtcattatctccagcacaatactaggatctacctcagtcattatctccagtacaataccagggtctacctcagtcattatctccagcacaataccagggtctacctcagtcattatcttaGCACAATACTAGgatctacctcagtcattatctccagcacaatactaggatctacctcagtcattatctccagcacaataccagggtctacctcagtcattatctccagcacaataccagggtcTACTTCAGTCATTATCTCAATACCAGgatctacctcagtcattatatcagcacaataccagggtttacctcagtcattatctcatcACAATACCAGGATCTAGctcagtcattatctccagcacaataccagaatctacctcagtcattatctccagcacaataccaggatctacctcagtcattatctcagcacaataccaggatctacctcagtcattatctcagcacaataccaggatctacctcagtcattatctcagcaCAATACCAGGGTCTAAATAAGTCaatatctccagcacaataccagggtctacctcagtcattatcttaGCACAATCCCAgggtctacctcagtcattatcacAGCACAATCACAGGGTCTACTtcagtcattatctccagcacaataacagggtctacctcagtcatttactccagcacaataccagggtctacctcagtcattatctcaggACAATACTAGGATCTAactcagtcattatctcagcacaataccagggtctacctcagtcattatctcagcaaaataccagggtctacctcagtcattatctccagcacaataccaggatctacctcagtcattatctcagcacaataccaggatctacctcagtcattatctcagcacaataccagggtctaactcagtcattatctccagcacaataccagggtctacctcagtcattatctccagcacaaaaCCAGGGTCCAactcagtcattatctccagcacaataccagggtcTACCTAAGTCATTATCTCCAGCAGAATACCAGGGTCTAactcagtcattatctccagcacaataccagggtcTAACTCAgccattatctccagcacaataccagggtctaactcagtcattatctccagcacaataccagggtctacctcagtcattatcttaGCACAATACCAGgatctacctcagtcattatctccagcacaatagcagggtctacctcagtcattatctccagcacaataccagggtctacctgagtcattatctccagcacaataccagggtctacctcagtcattatctcagcacaataccagggtctacctcagtcattatctcagcaaaataccagggtctacctcagtcattatctccagcacaataccaggatctacctcagtcattatctccagcacaataccaggatctacctcagtcattatctcagcacaataccagggtctacctcagtcattatctcagcacaatacgagggtctacctcagtcattatctcatcacaataccagggtctacctgagtcattatctccagcacaataccagggtctacctcagtcattatctcagcacaataccagggtctacctcagtcattatctcagcaaaataccagggtctacctcagtcattatctccagcacaataccaggatctacctcagtcattatctccagcacaataccagggtcTAACTCAGTCAtgatctccagcacaataccaggatCTACCGCAGTCATTATCTCAGGACAATACTAGGATCTAactcagtcattatctcagcaCAATACCAGGGTCTATCTCAGTCATtttctccagcacaataccagaatctacctcagtcattatctccagcacaataccagggtctaagtcagtcattatctccagcacaataccagggtctacctcagtcattatctcagcacaataccagggtctacctcagtcattatctccagcacaataccagggtctacctccgtcattatctcagcacaataccagggtctacctcagtcattatctcagaACAATACTAGGATCTAactcagtcattatctcagcacaataccagggtctacctcagtcattatctcagcacaataccagggtctacctcagtcattatctcagcaAAATACCAGGGTCTATctcagtcattatctccagcacaatatcagggtctacctcagtcattatctccagcacaataccagggtctacctcagtcattatcttgGCACAATACTAGgatctacctcagtcattatctccagcacaatactaggatctacctcagtcattatctccagcacaataccagggtctacctcagtcattatctccagcaaaataccagggtctacctcagtcattatctccagcacaataccagggtctacctcagtcattatctcaatACCAGgatctacctcagtcattatctcagcacaataccagggtttacctcagtcattatctcatcACAATACCAGGATCTAGctcagtcattatctccagcacaataccagaatctacctcagtcattatctccagcacaataccaggatctacctcagtcattatctcagcacaataccaggatctacctcagtcattatctcagcacaataccaggatctacctcagtcattatctcagcaCAATACCAGGGTCTAAATCAGTCaatatctccagcacaataccagggtctacctcagtcattatcttaGCACAATCCCAgggtctacctcagtcattatctcagcacaatcacagggtctacctcagtcattatctccagcacaataccagggtctacctcagtcattatctccagcacaataccagggtctacctcagtcattatctcaggACAATACTAGGATCTAactcagtcattatctcagcacaataccagggtctatcttagtcattatct encodes the following:
- the LOC129861389 gene encoding caM kinase-like vesicle-associated protein; the encoded protein is MPFGCLALRDGRSLDDISDVTDKYEIGQVLKAKEFCELCMAKDRQTNKVFVCKKFLKKDGRKVRKAAKNEILILKMYVIPLHILGLG